In Artemia franciscana chromosome 4, ASM3288406v1, whole genome shotgun sequence, a single window of DNA contains:
- the LOC136026308 gene encoding uncharacterized protein LOC136026308, with protein sequence MEPIRVEFNSEKGGYADEVDPSFTLPESKEDVETPRKDPLREKDMPQEPTTDPIVNIPYNDTEIKEERELVGTPLQEAGREFTRETGGYEDELDEDMMNSDESEMIESNYGAKRQKSVANKGLVTNTPRRNE encoded by the coding sequence ATGGAACCGATCAGAGTTGAATTTAACAGTGAAAAAGGAGGATACGCTGACGAAGTTGATCCATCTTTTACTTTGCCAGAGAGCAAAGAGGATGTGGAAACGCCCAGAAAAGACCCCTTAAGGGAAAAAGATATGCCACAAGAACCAACAACAGATCCTATTGTAAATATACCATATAATGATacagaaataaaagaagaacGTGAACTAGTTGGGACACCTTTGCAAGAAGCAGGAAGAGAATTTACACGAGAAACTGGAGGCTATGAGGATGAACTGGATGAAGACATGATGAATAGTGATGAGAGTGAAATGATAGAAAGTAATTACGGagccaaaagacaaaaaagcgTAGCAAACAAAGGGTTGGTTACAAATACACCACGTAGGAATGAATAG